From one Candidatus Poribacteria bacterium genomic stretch:
- a CDS encoding leucine-rich repeat domain-containing protein: MKTARTFLLITLTLIAFGLGSAYAQENLAQQVSAIFEQNCLNCHGEHGAFTESLIIEHTTLIETGAVVPRRPNVSELYKRLIENRPEKRMPLGQPPLTPAATDTIRRWILAGAPDWGSTTEAGGPFITPQKMLNTIERHVNTLAPFDRTFARYFTMTHLYNAGETTEALHAYQRALSKLVNSLSWGREVIRPQPIDREETIFYIDLRDYEWEIGANRWTLIEAEYPYSIEFNAPTETTLREKLTALRQKMNCDVPFVHVDWFLASASLPPLYHDILGLPSTVQELETRLEVNVVENLQNAAGKRVWHAGFNNSGVSNHNRVVERHTSRYGAYWKSYDFAGSAGTQHIFTHPLSFTYDGGEVVFNLPNGLQAYYLTDGGGNRLDAAPISIVSNPAASDPTVRNGLSCIGCHTEGMKTFEDQIRPVIQQNANPPYNKAQALRLYVPKSVMNSLVSEDTQRYRQALEAAGDIFGGIEPAQRFYEAFQAPLDAAHAAAGVGLETETFLQKIRENASLQSLGLLVLETGTVKRDTWTSNFSDVVAALSFPDSNVVTPVTPQTDIIPGASVYISDPNLRAAVAKALGKSPNAVITAEEMATLRTLSARDYDIRDFAGLEAATNLEQLKLRSELITDLSDLARSIGRLKTLKEIWISGKMISDFSPLAELAHLEGISIWELAIDDISPLSALTNLRWLDMGHNSGVVSDLSPLANLTNLKRLVLYSMGDLSDLSPLVNLTNLRDLSLQHNRISDVSPLTSLSHLEHLSLEGNNVSDFSPIADLFGKIPIFTAGNPGFPTEGPKIEGPWLWMIAPTPGMWSIDAAKSGIDFLARMSKGTVTELDIATNGVKEGASLGNNVWTIGKISPSRGNINEVVKTTDLVTDDTARHVAYGLITIGSPKNQKVNMLVGSGDAVKVWLNGALVHNYPTSRGNAYYTEFFPVMLREGANLMLVAVFERGSSETEENRWTGLFGFEDGTAYTVIPPGGNFAFSSTTTNVLIGDRFTVDLNAEHVADLAGWQVDVAFDPTTLEAVEVNEGDFLKTGGGTTFFQKGTINNRLGKITGLSAAHISEDGVKGSGPLLSITFAAKASGKTEVTLSDFEFGSATGTVIPTDAPHLTITVGEYPAWDVNQDGRVSILDLIRVAQRFGETAAANAEADVNDGTITILDLILVAQHLGESTGAASPAMLVMDNIENLDSAMVQAWIDQAQLEDDGSVAFREGIAYLESLLALLVPEETTLLPNYPNPFNPETWIPYHLANASEVTISIYNVHGTRVRQLNLGHQHAGYYTERSRAAYWNGRNEVGERVASGIYFYQFQADNVSLLRKMLILK; encoded by the coding sequence ATGAAAACAGCAAGAACTTTTCTTCTAATCACACTAACGCTCATCGCCTTTGGACTCGGAAGTGCTTATGCACAAGAAAACCTCGCCCAACAAGTGTCTGCTATTTTTGAACAGAACTGTCTTAATTGCCACGGAGAACACGGTGCCTTCACCGAGAGTCTCATTATTGAGCATACCACACTCATTGAAACCGGGGCAGTTGTTCCGAGAAGACCGAACGTCTCCGAACTCTATAAACGTCTCATTGAAAATCGACCCGAAAAACGAATGCCGCTTGGACAACCCCCGCTTACACCCGCTGCAACCGATACCATTCGTCGTTGGATTCTGGCAGGCGCGCCGGATTGGGGAAGCACCACCGAAGCAGGCGGACCCTTCATTACACCGCAAAAGATGCTGAATACCATTGAGAGACACGTCAACACACTCGCACCGTTTGACCGAACCTTCGCACGCTACTTTACAATGACGCATCTTTATAACGCGGGTGAAACGACCGAGGCACTGCATGCCTATCAACGCGCACTCTCGAAACTTGTGAACAGCCTTTCTTGGGGACGTGAGGTTATCAGACCACAACCCATTGACCGAGAAGAGACAATCTTCTACATCGACCTACGAGACTACGAATGGGAGATCGGAGCCAACCGATGGACATTGATTGAAGCGGAGTATCCGTATAGTATTGAGTTCAACGCGCCCACGGAGACGACACTCCGTGAAAAATTGACGGCTTTACGTCAAAAAATGAACTGCGACGTGCCATTTGTTCATGTCGATTGGTTCCTTGCGTCTGCTTCACTGCCACCCCTCTATCACGACATTCTGGGGCTGCCTTCGACCGTTCAGGAGCTGGAAACGCGGCTTGAGGTGAATGTCGTCGAAAATCTCCAGAACGCTGCGGGAAAACGCGTCTGGCACGCAGGTTTCAACAATTCGGGGGTCTCAAATCATAATCGGGTTGTGGAACGTCACACATCTCGGTATGGTGCGTATTGGAAAAGTTACGACTTTGCGGGAAGTGCCGGAACGCAGCATATCTTCACACATCCGCTATCTTTTACTTATGATGGTGGCGAGGTTGTCTTCAACTTACCCAACGGTTTACAAGCATACTATCTCACAGACGGGGGTGGGAACCGACTGGATGCCGCACCGATCAGTATTGTTTCCAATCCGGCTGCGAGCGATCCGACCGTTCGGAATGGACTGTCGTGCATCGGCTGCCACACCGAAGGCATGAAAACCTTTGAAGACCAGATACGTCCTGTTATTCAGCAGAACGCCAACCCACCCTATAACAAAGCCCAAGCCTTACGGCTCTACGTGCCGAAATCTGTCATGAACAGCCTTGTATCCGAGGATACCCAACGGTATCGTCAGGCACTTGAGGCGGCAGGCGATATATTTGGCGGCATTGAACCCGCGCAGCGATTCTACGAGGCATTTCAGGCACCGCTTGATGCTGCACACGCTGCGGCAGGTGTGGGTTTAGAAACGGAGACATTTCTTCAGAAGATCCGTGAGAATGCGAGTTTACAAAGTTTAGGGTTGCTGGTCTTGGAGACCGGTACGGTGAAGCGGGATACATGGACATCGAACTTTAGTGACGTTGTTGCTGCGCTGAGTTTTCCTGATAGCAATGTCGTTACGCCAGTTACGCCGCAAACCGACATCATCCCCGGCGCATCTGTTTATATTTCCGATCCAAACTTGCGCGCCGCAGTTGCGAAAGCACTTGGCAAGAGTCCGAATGCCGTAATTACAGCCGAGGAGATGGCAACGTTAAGGACGCTTAGCGCACGAGACTATGACATCCGTGATTTCGCAGGACTGGAGGCGGCGACAAATCTCGAACAATTGAAACTCCGCAGCGAACTCATAACCGATTTATCCGATTTAGCCCGATCCATAGGCAGATTAAAGACACTGAAAGAAATTTGGATAAGCGGAAAGATGATATCCGATTTTTCACCGCTTGCAGAACTCGCCCATCTCGAAGGCATTTCAATTTGGGAGCTCGCTATAGATGATATATCCCCGCTGAGTGCCCTCACAAACTTGAGATGGCTTGACATGGGCCACAACTCAGGGGTGGTATCAGACCTTTCACCACTCGCAAATCTAACAAATTTGAAAAGGTTGGTACTTTATAGTATGGGAGACCTATCAGACCTTTCACCGCTCGTAAACCTAACAAATTTGAGAGATCTGTCGCTTCAGCATAATCGCATATCAGACGTATCGCCCCTCACGTCGTTAAGTCACTTGGAACACTTAAGTCTTGAAGGCAATAATGTATCGGATTTCTCACCTATAGCAGACTTATTCGGGAAGATTCCTATATTCACAGCCGGTAACCCCGGGTTCCCAACAGAGGGCCCGAAAATAGAGGGGCCGTGGTTATGGATGATCGCGCCAACGCCCGGCATGTGGAGCATAGATGCTGCTAAATCCGGCATAGATTTTCTGGCACGGATGAGTAAGGGTACCGTAACAGAACTGGACATCGCAACAAACGGCGTGAAAGAGGGAGCCTCTCTTGGAAACAACGTCTGGACAATCGGCAAAATCTCACCATCACGCGGAAACATAAATGAGGTGGTGAAAACTACAGACTTAGTTACAGACGATACAGCCCGTCATGTTGCTTACGGTTTGATTACCATAGGTTCTCCGAAAAATCAGAAGGTAAATATGCTTGTTGGAAGTGGCGACGCTGTTAAAGTTTGGCTCAACGGCGCGTTGGTTCACAACTATCCGACATCAAGAGGAAACGCGTATTACACAGAATTCTTCCCTGTCATGCTCAGAGAGGGCGCAAACCTTATGTTAGTTGCTGTTTTTGAGAGGGGGAGCAGTGAGACAGAAGAAAACCGTTGGACGGGCTTGTTCGGATTTGAAGACGGCACTGCATACACAGTGATACCGCCGGGTGGCAATTTTGCCTTCTCTTCAACCACAACAAATGTTCTCATTGGCGATAGGTTTACGGTTGATCTCAATGCAGAACACGTCGCCGATTTAGCCGGATGGCAGGTTGATGTCGCATTCGATCCAACGACCCTTGAGGCAGTTGAAGTCAACGAAGGCGACTTCCTGAAGACCGGTGGTGGAACGACTTTCTTTCAAAAAGGAACTATCAATAACAGATTGGGGAAGATTACCGGACTCAGTGCTGCTCACATCTCTGAAGACGGGGTTAAAGGATCAGGTCCGTTATTGTCAATAACATTCGCAGCAAAGGCGAGTGGGAAAACCGAAGTGACACTCAGTGATTTTGAGTTTGGTTCTGCAACAGGAACGGTTATACCTACGGACGCGCCTCACCTCACTATAACTGTGGGAGAATATCCGGCATGGGATGTGAATCAGGACGGACGCGTCAGCATTCTGGATCTGATTCGGGTCGCGCAGCGGTTTGGTGAAACTGCAGCTGCGAACGCTGAAGCAGACGTAAACGACGGTACTATTACCATTTTGGATCTCATCCTCGTCGCCCAACATCTTGGTGAGTCGACAGGCGCAGCGTCCCCTGCCATGCTTGTGATGGACAATATTGAGAACCTCGATTCTGCGATGGTACAGGCGTGGATAGACCAGGCACAACTTGAAGATGACGGTTCTGTTGCCTTCCGAGAAGGGATCGCTTATCTCGAAAGCCTCTTGGCACTGCTTGTACCTGAAGAGACGACCTTACTTCCGAACTATCCGAATCCGTTCAACCCAGAGACATGGATACCGTATCACTTGGCGAATGCGAGTGAGGTGACAATCAGTATCTACAATGTGCATGGCACGCGTGTCCGTCAACTCAATCTCGGACATCAGCATGCCGGTTATTACACAGAGCGGAGTCGTGCAGCGTATTGGAATGGTCGTAACGAAGTCGGTGAACGCGTCGCAAGCGGTATCTATTTCTACCAATTTCAGGCAGATAACGTCTCGCTCCTGCGAAAGATGCTTATTTTGAAGTAG